The sequence TATGGCTTGGATAGTGAAGCCTGAAGAAATTTAGATGCACGACAAAGCCAGTTTAATCCTGGAagtgtctatttttttttgtttctttttgtaagATATGTGAATGAAGTGCTGATATTCTCTAGTGTAGAGGTAGCAGCTATGGATTCGTTCTGCAGAAAACTACATGTATAGACCCTTCTGTACAGACTTGTGTATAAACAATCTTTTGTACATACACGCCTAGAATAGCCTTTTTGAATCTATACAGCTGTACATAAGAGTAGCTGATAACAGTTGAGCTTTAGTTGTGCCTATGGTTTGGACCTTTCTCCATTGTACGTGTGGGACTTTCTTTAAGATTAAAGTTGCATATCTTAAGTGTGAGTGAACAGGATGAAGTTGCTTTGCCTTTTCTTGCTGCTCATCTCCTCTAGGTCTCCCTCTCACACTTTTCTGTCACGTACTGTGCACTCAGTGTAGCTAAAGTGTCAAAGTAAAAGCCCACATCTTGCTGTCTATGTAACAAAGGTCTGATTCCCTGTGACTCTTGCCACCAAATGAGAGAATTGTTTAGTCTTCAAAAGCCTTGAGGATGGGACCTGGTGCAGTCATGATAAAGCCAGATCTTCAGTCTGTAGGTACCTACTGGTTGTTGCTCTTTCAAGAGGGCTGGTGCTGGTCCTTATTTAGCTGCAgtattttccttgttttaatCTTTCAAGCCAGTTACTAAAGGTCATCAAAATGGAGCCTTGGAATCCTCCTCACCCTTCAACTCCTCAGTCATAGCTGTGGATATTCTGTACTGCCTTCAGTGCTGTTCATGGAAGGGAGTCCCGAGAACTGTCCTCAATCTAGTGTGCATCTGGTGATGCCATTACTGTGAAACTTGCCTTTGGAGTCTTGTTCTGTGGCTTGAAAGGGGGAGGATGGGGTAGTTTTGTGATCTTACTGTGTatatttggttttaaaatactATGTTCCTTTTAAGCCTGTTTCACTTCCCTGAACAGTTAAATGTTCTCTTCCATCCTTGTGCATGGTTCCTCACTTCACTCCCTCACTTGTGTTGAGTCTAGTACTGCTGTCATGTCCTACCTAGCTTAGGCCATTGTGCTCTTTTAAGAGGTGAAAGTAAAACCAGAACTCTCACAGACTTGCTCTTTCTTAGGTCtcactgaaagcaaaaccagcagcaggaaaaaaaaaaaaaatcacttgtcTGTATTTTATAACCCCTGCCAGTGTGCTGTGGTGGGTTTGTTTCAGTCCAGCAGAGACAGTGTTGTATGAAATAGCAAGCTGCAATCTCCAACCTGGAAGCTGTTGGAGGTCACCCATTCTTCTAGTGGTTGTTCCCAAAACAATCCCTGTAAAACATGCAATCACCAGCTTGTCCTTGTAAGATTGTTTTCATACTTTTTTAACTTGACACTTTCCCAGTAACATTCTGTAAATAAAGTTGATTCTACCAGCTCTCTGTATCAATTACTCTTATACTAAATGATGTCAGAATATTGATGAATTTTTAGCACTGTTCCTGTGGGTAAGATGGAACCAGGGTTTGAGTTGAGATGCAGAAAACTTCAATTAGTCCAGGGGTGGGGAGGATCACTCTGCTTTGACAAGAGTGACTGGCCTCACTGATGAGCCAGGAGGGAATTGCTGCATTTAAATGTCACAGCTAAACGTGAGGAATGAGGCTCAGTGTATTAGAAGTTGTAAAACTAACAGCTCTGAACAAAGTGTGACAGTGAGGAGACAGCAGTGAAACCCAATCTGAGCACCAGCCTCATCTTCTGCCCCTTCCACTGAGGCTCATGACCCAAGCACCCTGCAGCAGTTCACCTCACTGCTGCAGGGATTGAGAAAGTACAGGTGGGAATGCTGGGAGCAGAATCAAGGCTGGGATGTTTCCTTAGCAGGCTGAAGAGCAGCCACTGTTCCAAGGATTTAGTGCTTGAGTGGGTGTCTCTAATCACTTGGTCTTCTTAATGTATAACAACATGAGGGGGAGTGTTTTTTATGCATCTAAATAAACACCCCTATAATTAAACACCCCTACTTCCTTTTTGTAGGAGGGTAAATGCTAGAAGCTTTGATAAGCACGCTTGATATCAGCTAAAAGCTTCTTTATTTATCTTTATTAAGCAACAGAGCCCCTCTGAGCAATGTGCTTCTCTTGGGCACATTCTTACTTCTTTATCTAGGCAGGAAATTCTTTTAAGAAAACTTAGAATCCTTCAGTGATGCACAGGCAGCTAGCTCACTTGCACTAGTCTAAACaactgaaaaagcagctgctcctgagcagaACTGCCCAGCTTTTCCACAACTGCAGCACTATTAATAGCCTTGAAGTATTCCAAGAGGAACACTTTCAGATAAATGCAGCTGGAACTCTGTCCTCTAGCATTGTTTCATAAGATATGATTTTCTAGCCTCTGCTTTTCGTGTTTTGTTCTTGGAACAAACTAATTCCTGATGTGTGAACATTTTTCTAATTTGGAAGGACACGTACATGCAGCAGAACCTTATCTCAGCAATCAAAGCTTCTTGTAAGATTTTGCCCTTGTGAAAGTCATTTAACCAGAGTTTTTCATCTGCAAGTTCTGCTGGAATGAGCCCCTGCAGTGTAAGTTGGCCAGAAACGTCACTTTTACCATGCAGCAAGGTGCTATAAGAAAAGgccatttttaaataaaaactgggagggggcagggaggggttgTCACTTACAATTAATGACAAATTTCAGGCACAGCAACAAACCATGTAAGAATAACTTTATTTCTTAACAATCTGAATAACATCCTCATCTTCAAGAGTATGGTCTTTACCAACTTTTTGAGGGTTGTGTTTGACAGATGAACCCCAGACCAGTgcactgaaagaagaaaaatcaaatttaaaaggCTTAGAAGTATGATATGCAAGCAGAACAGCAGCTATTTCTGTCCCACAGCTAATACAGACAGCAATGCTTCAGAGCTATTTTTGTTCTCCTACAAGTACCTGGCTGAGTGGTTGGTGTGAACTAGGActagaaacagaacaaaacaaagcctGAATTTCTCCTGAGTACCCAAGTGCATGGGACAATGCCTTGCAACGCTGTGTTTAGTGCTGCTTTTAAACAGCAACATAAATTTGTCTCCACAGAGGACATTCATGTAGCCAAGAGCATGAGAACATCAAATACAGCAACTGAAGTATTAAGTTTGATTATCATAGGCAGATTTATTcaatttaacattaaaaaaaggtCCTGGTATTCCCTTCTAGTTTAGAAGAGGATGAAATAATATATCTGAAGGCAAGTTATTTTCTATTCTATATATTCTTTTACAATAATACTTACTATTTAAAGTCTTTGATGAGATTTTTGTGGATCTTCATGCAAAAATCCTCCACTGTGGTCTTGCAGTAAGGTAGTACCACAGGAGAGGTGTAGTCTGGGAGCTGCCCTTTAGGTTTGGTGTAGCTGTAACACAGATGGAAACCATCAGTCAATACCAAAACTTTCCTTTCCAAACCCATCATGATATTTGCACTGTCACCCCCAGCATGTGGGCCAAGTCCCACTACTCCAGTGGTGCCAATGGATACACTGCAAAACCTTTGGTGGACCTAAGCTGAAAATGCAGCTGGGCAGCCAGTGGCTGCAGAGGGTTCTCCCTTGTAACTGCAAAGGTTTCTCACTTGTGAGCTTTCCAaaggtgctttaaaaaaagccaaatggcAAGAGTTGCTGGAAAAGAACATCTTTAGTATTATGGCTCCAACttgcctttttggttttttttctgggaaaaccTCAACATATATTAGAAAAGGCACCTGATGAAGTCTATAACACAGATACCTACACCACAGACACAAGGGATTGTGAAATGCCTTTTCACAACATATTCTATATTATTACAGGAATATAGATATCAATTTAAAAGGCAACAATTACTGTATTATGAGTATTAGTAAATTCATTCATAAGTTCATCCAAAAATGCCTAAGAATTATGAGGTAAACCTGGAATAACTTGTagtaaaaatatctgaaattctAGATTAAGAACTAAGCTCTGTCAAGAGAGCTGCATCCATGACAGACTAAAAAGATGATTACATCTGGAATCACGGTGTTACCACGAAGTTTGACTAGAGTTCCatgttttcaggaattttttaaGATGTGCTTTGGTGTTGGATTCACAAGGTTCTCCTTTAATTCCCCTACAAATTCAAATCAGCACTTGTGGCTATCACACAAGAGCTACGACGAGCACAATTTCTGGGTTACAAAGCAAACACCAGTTGGTAgaaaagcactgcaaaataTTCCTCATCCATTCCTGAGACCCTCTTCAGTCTCAGCCATGCACTTAACTGCACAGAAAGCAGCAATTTTGACTCACATTCGGACTAGTTTCAAGTAGTCCCAGATTTTCTCCAGCAGATCATCAAAGTTCCAGCGATGATGAGCAGATATGGGTACACAGTGGGGTACTTTGTAAATGATATCTAGTTCTTCAATGGAAATTTGGTCAATTTTATTTAGGACATAAATGCACGGGATGTAAACcctgcaaagagaaagaaattgtcAGAGCAACCTGACAGCAGCacattgcaaagaaaaaatggttttaaaaagcTTATCTCTCTGCTGATGCCACATTGGTGGCTCAGCTTGTGTGGGAAGCAAAGGCAAGAGAGAATTCTTTTGTCTGTAACCCAGACTGCAGgagtggcacaggcagggagcagcagtaCCTGTTCCCTTCCACAACGTCAATCAGGTCATCGGCGGTGGCGTCGCTGCGCAGGGTGACATCAGCGTTGTGGATTTTGTACTCTGCCAGGATGCTCTTCACTGTCTCAGCATCCAGCTCACTCTGAGGacactgagcacacacacacacacacggacaCAGAGTTAAGGAATGGCAGAGCTAACAGCCAAATCCAGCGCTACAGTTAACAGTGCTGTCACCTAGCAACCACTGCATGTGCATTACTAGAAGGAATAGCTGCATTTGAACTGACTGGACATGACTCTGATTCCACCAGAGCTGGtctggggagagggaaaaacagaCCTGAGTCCTAACAGCTTCATTGATATCAGTGACCCACTGGGAGCTGCAATCAGACATTTCAGCAGTGCTTCCTTTCAGTTTGGGACCAGCTGCAACACCAACCCAAGTATCTTCTAGTTCAGAGCCCAGACAACTACACTTCAGGTATCAGAGTGCAGAGTTCTGACTTCTGCTATCTCTGGCTATTTCTATGCTTTTAAAGATTCAGGTAAATGGGCTGCAAGGCCTGAAACTCTGAGCAATCCTCTCAGGAAGAACATTGTAGCTACCAAGTAAGAGGCAGTTTTTGCACGCTCTACTTTGGATCTCAAGCTTGTTATGTGTGGAAAGCAACTGAGGCTCTGTTTTGAGGGCAAGAAAGTGGTCAGGCTCCAGGAGAGGTGTGGATAAAGGATACTTTCCTCTAAGGAAAGTAACTGACTGCAGCACTGTGCAGCAGTTCAGCTCCTGAAGAagtcacacacagctcagcatGGTCCCAGACATACACCATCAACTACAAATGCCTCTTTCTCCAAgcaatttgtttttaattttggttaAAGAAAAGTTCCAACTTACTGTGGCTGTAAGGTTAATGCCTcctttatccttttttttaaagccaatATTGGGGGGCTTACTATTCAGACGAATTCCAAATCCCTCCAGTTCATTCTCAATGATTTTCTTGTGGCCAAGGGGTTTCAGCACGTCCAGAACAATGAGAATGAGATTACAGGTTCGAGCAACTGAGaaccagaaaaagaaagtcACCTCTCAAAAAGCATGCTCACACAACCTGAGAGAAAACAACCACAGTGTGGCTCATGGGCTGATGGCACTACAAAACCCCTGAAGGCctggttatttttaaagcatactGGTTATTTTTAAGTACCTACAGCGTAGGACTGAAGTTTATTGTGCTGGCCAAGCATCACTGACAGACAGATCTGTACATGCTGTAAGAAtgacagagctggaaaaatcTTCCTGTCTCCATTCAGACACCAGACTGAGGACAATTAACTGGGTgaggaaataaaaccagcagcCTTGTTTAGGATGGGATCACATCTGCCTGCAAACCTGGCAATGTGCTTTCACTGAAGTGTCAGTGCAGAGCACAAACCCAGCAAGTGCACAAAGCCAGAACTGAAAACAACAATAtgaaagcagctcctgcttctcaGAGACAGCCCAAGTGCAGCAAACAATCCAGCTTTTCACAGACATCAGAGCAGTGAGTGAACCCTCCATTCTCTGCACTGTGTTAAATGAACCAGTGAGTGGCTGCTGTCTCCAGCTCTCACATACTCACCTGCAATGACCTGCCGACCTCTGCCTTTACCATCTTTGGCCCCTTCAATAATTCCTGGCAGATCAAGCAGCTGTTTGGTCACAGGGAGGAAAGTATCACATGAGAAAAGTATTCTTCATTAAATCAATTCTACTTTTATCCTTCTAAACCAGCTGACTCTACTGCAAATCTGAACAGAGTATGACTGATCTGATTGTTATATCTTGTATTATCTCATGTGCCATATTGATCCCGTGGAACACATTATCTCATAGGGAATAATTAGAACTACCACAGGAACTTCTTTCCAGAGCAAAGTAAAAACCAGGGAGAAATCCATATCTCATGGAAACATTTCCAAGGCATTCTCAAGCACTTTTACACATCACTTCTAACCTGCTGATGTCAGGCCAAACCACTCAACCCTAACAGCACAGCATCTGTATAGCCCATCCTACCCTCACAGACACAGGATCTCACCTGGATCTTTGCTCCTTTGTACCTAATGACTCCAGGCACAGTCGTCAGTGTAGTGAATTCATAGGCTGCCACTTCAGAGTACACACCAGCAAGATTACTTAGAAGAGTGGATTTccccactgatggaaaacccaCAAACCCAATGCGGGCATCACCTGTCTTTGCAACATCAAAACCTGCAAGCAAGGAGTAGAAATATTTGTCTAACGATTGACATTTTCTATCTTCTAATATTCTCGACAGCAGACAcactattatttttaatattgccTTAGCAAAAGCCAAGTAAGCTTTCCTAGAAGAAGGAAGAGGGTGGGAAGCAGATTGTTCACAATCTTTATGGCCTTGCATCACTTTGTAACACTCCATGACATGTACCTGTCTAATAAAATCTTGGCTGCAAAGCTTCATAGTGGACTGTGTTTGACTTTAGTGTAAGTGGAGCATTCCCTTTAAGCACTGCAGCTTAGGAAATTCACACctttatatataaaaacagGTGGCTGCTGCAAAGGTGCTTCTTTGTGTAAAAGCCTTAAGATTTCTGCAAAGACTGTATGAGCCAAAATACAAAAGCACTTTCACCTACACTTCAGGAAGTGCTCCAGCCCATGGCCCTAGGAAGGGACAGAAATCATGGTTAGAGGTCCTGTACCGGGCAGGACTAGAGAAAGCAAGGACGGAACAGGTTACCCAGCGAAGCTGTGGCTACCCCATCCTTGCAAGTGTGCAAGGCCAGGTTAAACAGGGCTCCGAGCAACCTGacctagtggaaggtgtccccgccATGACGGGGGTAGAACGAAAtgttctttaaggtcccttccaacccaaacccttctgtgagTCTATGACTGTGTAGCAGATAACCTGACGCGATTTGTGGGACAAGAGCCCCCCATCAGATCGATTTCCGTCGACCTCCCGCTCTCGGACAGCTCCTGCACAGACAACGCACCTtccccggggccgccgccgccgcctcccttGGGGGTGATGAGCTCCCGGCGCAGCTTGGCCAGACGGGCcttcagcagccccaggtggtGGGCGGTGGCCTTGTTCTTCTGCGTCCGGGCCATCTGCAAGGGCACAGGACCGAGGGCTCACACCGGGAGCTGCCCTCGGCCCCTGCGCCACGCCCGTGGACAGGGCCCCGTCACCCCTCCAGGGCGCTGCCCACGGCCGTCTCCCTCCCCGGCCCGAACCCCGCGTCCGCCCCGTTCGGCGCTCGGCGCCCGGCCCGTCCCGCAGGAGGCGGAGGGCGGCGGTGCGGTACCTCCGCCTCAATCTCCGCGATCTTGGCCAGGGTGCCGCTCATGGTGGCGTcgggcccggcccgcccggccgcCCCTCAGCGCCGCCGCTCCTCGCGCACCGCTCGGGGCCGCGCACGCGCCCGGCGACCTCTCGCGAGAGACGGCGGCCGCGAAAGGGCGCGCGGCGCGCGCCGCCGGCTTCGCGCGCTGCCCTGAGGGGAGGCGGCGC comes from Molothrus aeneus isolate 106 chromosome 18, BPBGC_Maene_1.0, whole genome shotgun sequence and encodes:
- the DRG1 gene encoding developmentally-regulated GTP-binding protein 1; amino-acid sequence: MSGTLAKIAEIEAEMARTQKNKATAHHLGLLKARLAKLRRELITPKGGGGGGPGEGFDVAKTGDARIGFVGFPSVGKSTLLSNLAGVYSEVAAYEFTTLTTVPGVIRYKGAKIQLLDLPGIIEGAKDGKGRGRQVIAVARTCNLILIVLDVLKPLGHKKIIENELEGFGIRLNSKPPNIGFKKKDKGGINLTATCPQSELDAETVKSILAEYKIHNADVTLRSDATADDLIDVVEGNRVYIPCIYVLNKIDQISIEELDIIYKVPHCVPISAHHRWNFDDLLEKIWDYLKLVRIYTKPKGQLPDYTSPVVLPYCKTTVEDFCMKIHKNLIKDFKYALVWGSSVKHNPQKVGKDHTLEDEDVIQIVKK